The following are from one region of the Capsicum annuum cultivar UCD-10X-F1 chromosome 1, UCD10Xv1.1, whole genome shotgun sequence genome:
- the LOC107861252 gene encoding F-box/FBD/LRR-repeat protein At1g13570-like, translating to MLRGSKGANADREYTEDRISVLPINVLDYVVELLPIEDAARTSILSKKWRYIWAMSPNLVLDNLFCNKLAKESCSFFYNTVDNILLQHIGDIVKFDLDVSGLGLPWYTDIDRWMHYVTRHGVKKLNLNVPKNSTYKVPSYIFNCSTLTDLTLSNCVFKSPTSFLGFQNLITLCLKSMTFVPTAEFCVIKVPLLVDLILDCCQGTRYLNIVSPQLESLVVFRSDCLELNCFRNCKKLKRIIFSGTNKVVDVYPKYLESSTLEKFLFSLPTLAILHLESHFLKLLAADNISKELPFALDCLWHLSLHVDFGKLDQTSYALQLIKISPNLTQLRIWVFNTSDNAEAVSEYLDSPACLEQPLNKLRHVTLHLFKGSKTELALVKKLVAHTPSLVRMSIKPNKVMDSWKERNIAIELMRFSRASPRAELLYLPNVV from the exons ATGTTAAGAG GTAGTAAAGGAGCTAATGCTGATCGAGAGTATACAGAAGATCGAATCAGTGTTCTACCAATTAATGTTTTAGATTATGTTGTTGAGCTCCTGCCTATTGAAGACGCAGCAAGGACTAGTATTTTGTCCAAAAAATGGAGATATATTTGGGCCATGTCTCCCAATTTGGTGCTGGATAACCTATTTTGCAATAAATTAGCAAAAGAGTCTTGCTCATTTTTCTACAATACTGTAGATAATATTCTGTTACAGCATATTGGAGACATTGTGAAGTTTGATCTCGATGTTTCAGGACTAGGATTGCCTTGGTATACAGATATTGATAGATGGATGCATTATGTCACTAGACATGGTGTCAAGAAGCTAAATCTTAACGTGCCCAAAAATAGTACTTACAAAGTACCTTCTTATATATTTAATTGCTCAACGCTGACAGATTTGACGCTCTCCAATTGTGTCTTCAAATCGCCAACCTCTTTTCTTGGCTTTCAGAATCTTATAACCCTTTGTTTAAAAAGCATGACATTTGTGCCAACCGCAGAGTTTTGTGTTATCAAGGTTCCCCTTCTTGTTGATTTGATTCTCGACTGCTGTCAAGGCACTCGATACTTGAATATTGTTTCACCGCAGTTGGAGTCCTTAGTTGTTTTCCGGAGTGACTGTCTCGAGCTAAATTGCTTTAGGAATTgcaaaaaattgaaaagaattatattttctgGTACAAACAAAGTGGTTGATGTTTATCCAAAATATCTTGAAAGCTCAACTTTGGAGAAATTTCTTTTCAGCTTGCCTACACTTGCGATACTTCATTTGGAGTCACATTTTCTCAAG CTTCTGGCTGCAGACAATATTTCTAAGGAGCTTCCTTTTGCACTAGACTGCCTGTGGCATCTATCATTACATGTAGACTTTGGCAAATTGGATCAGACTTCTTACGCACTCCAATTAATTAAGATTTCCCCCAATTTAACTCAACTCCGAATTTGG GTCTTTAATACCAGTGACAATGCTGAGGCTGTTTCGGAATATCTAGACTCACCGGCTTGCTTAGAACAACCTCTCAATAAGCTCAGGCATGTAACCTTGCATTTGTTCAAAGGTTCAAAAACTGAGCTTGCTTTAGTTAAGAAGTTGGTTGCTCACACGCCATCTTTGGTAAGGATGTCCATCAAGCCGAATAAAGTAATGGATTCCTGGAAAGAAAGGAATATCGCCATAGAATTGATGCGTTTCTCCAGAGCGTCTCCCAGGGCTGAGTTACTATATTTGCCGAATGTGGTTTAG
- the LOC107867383 gene encoding uncharacterized protein LOC107867383, whose amino-acid sequence MWVSGDYDLSLSLKYEEPVKDALEVTMLGQDHTFKKQVFELHRLYFTQKNMMKDLSWKELDGAYFSRRGGGRQGNPVTFGNFIRPSMSVDQKRISSTPKVFNWLQEQQVTSPGFQQRLSNPQICPTHYLDHIGRANLNKRCGFCNTYENIIEQNHYYHGNMAHHHPEEINLSLSIGRNNLKTFNHIIDLEESDETPTDTKTGGQTRTWTNFIDLEVPNETVSNAELNPKSPLGSARVSYSGYKRDNQCTQSFTNIIKDNWFDGTPRNYFVSDGSRSCLEQNPLAEGAEQCEQPLLSGDTSGKGKALFSDERAFLDLNKSIFDDSFHSDDPNLACSSSRASLRESHGLAGEPPGKTFLTASNRREQDDGCPNETSAFLPQGFFDSVTDKNHSYKRMENVGVEKFSINLNQPLSDSSENPSSLIIEYEEADLTIKYLDSDDQVPSTPENKSKKAKHDSMSSPEYKTQDFVKDSGPDRSLSSCKSSCFEDISSGIETMQCETQLGNSSTLIYETLQVNISPCQEDIDSSSNNDNQMGETSEVDGQIIRGAVSLIYLALECSEPSNVISTDKIEGENTEQPECSLDTFEEMVLKQPESSIDDCCVTSNAFEFNATERKDYGITLKRGRRMKDFQRDIMPNMATLSRHEICEDIKIMETALRSREYKKHRSKMTGGNKWFSPVRNRRSRLSYVGRKYYS is encoded by the exons ATGTGGGTCAGTGGCGACTATGATCTGAGTTTATCATTGAAGTATGAGGAACCAGTGAAAGACGCTCTCGAGGTGACAATGCTTGGGCAGGATCATACATTCAAGAAGCAG GTTTTTGAACTTCACCGCCTGTACTTCACACAAAAGAACATGATGAAGGATCTGAGCTGGAAAGAGTTGGATGGAGCTTATTTTAGCAGAAGAGGCGGAGGCCGTCAAGGAAATCCAGTTACATTCGGAAATTTTATCAGACCATCTATGTCTGTTGATCAGAAGAGAATTTCCAGCACTCCTAAG GTGTTCAACTGGTTACAAGAGCAGCAAGTCACGTCTCCAGGATTCCAGCAGCGGCTTTCAAATCCGCAAATTTGTCCCACTCATTATCTTGATCATATTGGTAGGGCAAACTTGAATAAGAGATGTGGTTTCTGCAATACTTACGAGAATATAATCGAGCAAAACCATTATTACCATGGTAATATGGCACATCATCATCCTGAGGAGATTAATCTCTCGCTGAGCATTGGCAGGAACAATCTGAAAACCTTTAATCATATAATTGATTTAGAGGAATCAGATGAAACCCCGACTGACACTAAAACAGGTGGTCAAACCAGGACTTGGactaattttattgatttagagGTACCAAACGAAACAGTGTCTAATGCAGAACTAAATCCAAAGTCTCCTCTGGGTTCTGCTCGCGTTTCTTATTCTGGATATAAGCGTGATAACCAATGCACCCAGAGCTTCACAAACATCATTAAGGATAATTGGTTTGATGGAACTCCAAGAAATTATTTTGTTTCGGATGGCAGCAGGAGTTGTCTGGAACAGAACCCTTTAGCTGAAG GAGCTGAACAATGTGAGCAGCCCCTCCTTTCTGGAGATACATCAGGGAAGGGCAAAGCTCTTTTTTCTGATGAACGGGCTTTTCTGGACCTTAACAAATCTATATTTGATGATTCTTTTCACTCAGATGATCCTAACTTGGCATGTTCTTCAAGTAGGGCTTCCTTGAGGGAGTCCCACGGACTGGCTGGTGAACCTCCTGGGAAAACCTTTCTCACTGCTTCTAACCGGAGAGAGCAGGATGATGGCTGTCCGAATGAGACCTCTGCTTTTCTTCCCCAAGGATTCTTTGATTCTGTGACTGACAAAAACCACAGTTATAAAAGAATGGAAAATGTTGGAGTTGAAAAGTTCTCGATAAACCTCAATCAGCCACTTTCTGACAGTAGTGAAAATCCTTCCAGTCTCATTATCGAATACGAAGAAGCTGACTTAACCATCAAATATCTGGACAGTGATGATCAAGTTCCAAGCACGCCCGAAAACAAAAGCAAGAAAGCCAAGCATGATTCAATGTCTTCTCCTGAATATAAGACTCAAGATTTTGTCAAGGATAGTGGTCCTGATAGATCTCTTTCGTCATGCAAATCTTCTTGTTTTGAGGACATTTCAAGTGGTATAGAGACAATGCAATGCGAAACTCAGTTGGGAAATTCAAGTACCCTCATATATGAAACACTTCAAGTTAATATATCTCCATGCCAGGAGGATATTGACTCCTCCAGTAACAACGATAACCAGATGGGAGAAACATCAGAAGTCGACGGTCAGATCATAAGAGGAGCAGTGTCCCTCATCTATCTTGCACTGGAATGTTCTGAACCAAGCAATGTTATTAGCACAGACAAGATTGAAGGTGAAAATACAGAACAACCAGAGTGTTCTTTAGACACTTTTGAAGAAATGGTGCTCAAACAACCTGAAAGCTCCATCGACGACTGTTGTGTGACCTCAAATGCATTTGAATTTAATGCCACAGAGAGAAAGGACTATGGAATAACATTGAAGAGAGGAAGGAGAATGAAAGATTTTCAGCGGGATATTATGCCAAACATGGCAACACTTTCTAGGCATGAGATTTGCGAGGATATAAAGATTATGGAGACCGCACTTAGATCAAGAGAATACAAGAAACATAGGTCCAAAATGACTGGTGGAAACAAGTGGTTCAGTCCTGTGAGAAATAGAAGGTCTAGACTCAGCTATGTAGGCCGCAAGTATTATTCATGA